A portion of the Streptomyces coeruleoprunus genome contains these proteins:
- a CDS encoding polyprenyl synthetase family protein — protein MSTDLAQALDLSAIRRRIETVLTDFLHRPSSVPAQRGRGSDELSQALADFVLAPGKRIRPVLCVLGWYAAGGADDETVWRTAASLEIFHAFALIHDDIIDASETRRGRPSAHRAFATRHADRPDADAYGTHAALLLGDLALARSDALLHAAGLNTRQRDTVLPLIDTMRTEVLLGQHMDLTATGRPSDDVERALTIARYKTAKYTVERPLQVGATLAGAGPDLLDVCSAYALPLGEAFQLRDDLLGTFGDPAQTGKPVLEDLRSGKATVLVAVAMQLADAERRRTLVSLVGRPDLDEDGAALVRRILRHTGAEETVERMITTRYNAALSALDADVLAPQSADALRSIAARAVVRAA, from the coding sequence ATGAGTACAGACCTCGCCCAAGCCCTCGACCTGAGCGCCATCCGCCGGCGTATCGAAACGGTGCTGACCGACTTCCTGCACCGTCCCTCCTCCGTGCCCGCCCAGCGAGGACGCGGCTCGGACGAACTGTCGCAAGCGCTGGCCGACTTCGTGCTCGCCCCCGGCAAACGCATCCGGCCGGTGCTGTGCGTGCTCGGCTGGTACGCCGCCGGGGGCGCCGACGACGAGACGGTGTGGCGTACGGCGGCGAGCCTGGAGATCTTCCACGCCTTCGCCCTGATCCACGACGACATCATCGACGCCAGCGAGACGCGCCGCGGCCGTCCCAGCGCGCACCGCGCCTTCGCCACCCGGCACGCGGACCGGCCGGACGCCGACGCCTACGGCACCCATGCGGCGCTCCTCCTGGGCGACCTCGCGCTCGCCCGGTCCGATGCGCTCCTCCACGCCGCTGGCCTGAACACGCGTCAGCGTGACACGGTCCTGCCCCTGATCGACACCATGCGCACCGAGGTCCTGCTGGGGCAGCACATGGATCTCACGGCGACGGGCCGCCCTTCGGACGACGTCGAGCGTGCGCTGACGATCGCCCGGTACAAGACCGCCAAGTACACCGTCGAACGGCCCCTCCAGGTGGGGGCGACGCTCGCGGGCGCCGGGCCGGACCTCCTCGACGTGTGTTCCGCCTACGCACTGCCCCTCGGCGAGGCCTTCCAGTTGCGGGACGACCTCCTCGGAACCTTCGGCGACCCGGCGCAGACGGGCAAGCCCGTCCTCGAAGACCTCCGGTCGGGCAAGGCGACGGTGCTGGTGGCCGTGGCCATGCAACTCGCCGACGCCGAGCGGAGACGGACGCTCGTGTCCCTCGTCGGCCGGCCCGACCTCGATGAGGACGGCGCCGCGCTGGTCCGCCGGATCCTGCGGCACACCGGTGCGGAGGAGACCGTCGAAAGGATGATCACCACGCGGTACAACGCGGCGCTGTCCGCGCTCGACGCCGACGTCCTCGCCCCGCAGTCCGCCGACGCGCTGCGGAGCATCGCGGCCCGAGCCGTCGTCCGGGCTGCCTGA